The Xanthomonas sontii genomic sequence CGTGACCCGGTCGCGCGCCTCCAGGTCCTGATACGTCGCCACCTCCGCGAAGCCGGCCGCCTCCAGCAGCGCGCGTACCGCCGCGCCCTGGTCCCAGCCGTGTTCCAGCAGCAGCCAACCACCGGGCAGCAGATGCGCCGGCGCATCGGCGACGATCCGGCGCAGATCGTCCAGGCCGTCGGGACCGGACGCCAGGGCGCTGGCCGGTTCGTAGCGCAGGTCGCCCTGCTGCAGGTGCGGGTCATCCTCGGCGATGTACGGCGGGTTGCTGGCGATCAGGTCGAAGCGCTGCCCGGCCAGCGGCGCCAGCCACGGCCCATGCGCGAAGGCGACGTTGCCCAGGCCGTGCGCCTGCGCATTGGCCTGCGCTATCGCCAGGGCGGCCGCACTGAGGTCGGTGGCCAGCACCTGCGCCCGGGGCCGCTCGCTGGCCAAGGCCAGGGCGATCGCGCCGCTGCCAGTGCCGAGGTCGGCGATGCGCCGGCCCGGCGCCGGATCCAGTCGCTCCAGCGCCAGTTCCACCAGCCGCTCGGTGTCCGCGCGCGGGATCAGCGTGGCCGGCCCGACCGCCAGGTCCAGGGTCCAGAAGCCGCGCCGGCCGGTCAGGTAGGCCACCGGCTCGCCCTGTGCACGCCGGGCGAGCAGCGCCTGAAACTC encodes the following:
- the prmC gene encoding peptide chain release factor N(5)-glutamine methyltransferase codes for the protein MNAPTPESLLRAACTQVERADAEALLLHALQRDRAWLFAHARDPLADEVADEFQALLARRAQGEPVAYLTGRRGFWTLDLAVGPATLIPRADTERLVELALERLDPAPGRRIADLGTGSGAIALALASERPRAQVLATDLSAAALAIAQANAQAHGLGNVAFAHGPWLAPLAGQRFDLIASNPPYIAEDDPHLQQGDLRYEPASALASGPDGLDDLRRIVADAPAHLLPGGWLLLEHGWDQGAAVRALLEAAGFAEVATYQDLEARDRVTLGQWPVLEA